A genomic region of Papaver somniferum cultivar HN1 chromosome 7, ASM357369v1, whole genome shotgun sequence contains the following coding sequences:
- the LOC113300005 gene encoding uncharacterized protein LOC113300005 has translation MLKFARVTVNATAKEPIWSYKVMEKQTDSSTYLHYNHTDSCKDSRWTARECYEFMYDKRPWQKVHNFYLNLVNGRLPIQSLFGTERYSAEDASVQFAAKSLETCEEGVELEDGKNKNKKGRWARATYKIVLSYHGDSFDGWQKQPGLNAVQSVVERSIGSFIDEFKAQKLKDKSLPLEACVAVAGRTDKGVTALNQVCSFFTWRNDIKTQDVEDAINSASPGKLRVVSASKVSRDFHPNFSAKWRRYFYIFPIIDLENEGIGSGKNDENSSSKEKHSDLKNGCLNVEEKDECLAVDAQNGVECRNKPRSFSVKRVNELLLQLEGKSLSYRMFARDIKASRSTGPPTECFIYHARATEARLPSIEEVYGNDDRGQKVMCVELIGNRFLRRMVRVLVATTIREAAAGADDEALLNLMEATCRRATAPPAPPDGLCLLDVGYEEFNPENTLIQ, from the exons ATGCTAAAATTCGCTAGAGTCACAGTAAACGCAACAGCAAAAGAACCAATTTGGAGCTACAAAGTGATGGAAAAACAGACGGACAGTAGTACTTATTTACATTATAACCACACTGATTCTTGCAAGGATTCTAGGTGGACTGCTAG GGAGTGTTATGAGTTCATGTATGACAAGAGGCCATGGCAGAAAGTACACAATTTCTATCTGAATCTAGTTAATGGTCGATTGCCAATACAGAGTTTGTTTGGAACCGAG AGGTATTCTGCCGAGGACGCATCTGTTCAATTTGCTGCTAAAAGTTTAGAAACTTGTGAGGAAGGTGTTGAATTGGAGGATGgtaagaataagaataagaaagGAAGGTGGGCAAGGGCGACATATAAGATAGTTCTTTCCTACCATGGCGATTCATTTGATGGATGGCAAAAACAGCCAGGACTTAATGCTGTTCAAAG TGTAGTGGAGAGGTCTATTGGTAGTTTCATTGATGAATTCAAAGCTCAAAAGCTAAAAGACAAATCCTTACCACTGGAAGCCTGTGTTGCCGTTGCTGGTCGAACTGACAAAGGAGTGACAGCTTTGAACCAAGTTTGTTCATTCT TTACTTGGAGAAATGACATCAAAACTCAAGATGTGGAGGATGCCATCAATAGTGCGTCTCCTGGAAAGCTGAGGGTCGTTTCAGCATCTAAG GTATCACGTGATTTccatcctaatttctctgccaAGTGGAGGCGTTATTTCTATATCTTTCCCATCATTGATTTAGAAAACGAAGGAATTGGGAGTGGCAAAAATGATGAGAACTCCAGCTCCAAAGAAAAACACTCTGACCTGAAAAATGGATGTCTGAATGTAGAGGAGAAAGATGAATGTTTAGCTGTTGATGCACAAAATGGGGTTGAATGTCGAAATAAGCCAAGAAGCTTCAGTGTAAAAAGGGTGAACGAACTCTTACTTCAGCTAGAAGGAAAATCTTTGTCATACAGGATGTTTGCAAGGGACATAAAAGCTTCTAGAAGCAC GGGTCCACCAACAGAGTGTTTCATCTACCATGCTCGAGCTACTGAAGCCAGATTGCCTTCAATAGAAGAG GTTTATGGAAATGATGATAGAGGACAGAAAGTCATGTGCGTGGAGCTAATTGGCAACCGTTTTTTACGCAGG ATGGTTCGAGTACTTGTGGCAACAACGATAAGAGAGGCTGCAGCTGGAGCAGATGACGAAGCACTACTAAATCTTATGGAAGCTACGTGCAGACGTGCCACAGCTCCTCCAGCACCACCTGACGGTCTCTGTCTTCTGGATGTTGGCTACGAAGAATTCAACCCAGAAAACACCCTCATCCAATGA
- the LOC113300002 gene encoding oligouridylate-binding protein 1-like — translation MEQQRLKQQQQLQQQALMQQAALMQQQQQQMYHPGVIAAAMSQMEPVPSGNLPPGFDAASCRSVYVGNIHVNVTESLLAEVFQSTGPLEGCKLIRKDKSSFGFVDYHDRRSAALAIMTLHGRQLYGQAIKVNWAYASGQREDTSGHFNIFVGDLSPEVTDATLFACFSVFPSCSDARVMWDHKTGRSRGFGFVSFRSQQEAQSAINDLTGKWLENRQIRCNWAAKGATYNEEKQSNENQNMVVLTNGSSDGGQENANEEAPENNPAFTTVYVGNLAHEVTQPELHRQFHILGVGVIEEVRIQRDKGFGFIRFNTHEEAAMAIQMANGRIVCGKSMKCSWGNKPTPPGTASNPLPPPVTPYQIVQTPGMNQGYSAADLLAYQRQLAMSQAAGSGLSGQALVQMAGQQNLAAQASMGLNSVGSQAMYDGYANNSSAQQMMYYQ, via the exons ATGGAACAACAAAGAttaaagcagcagcaacaactgcAACAACAAGCTCTAATGCAACAAGCAGCTTTaatgcaacaacaacagcagcagatgtATCATCCTGGTGTTATTGCTGCTGCTATGTCTCAG ATGGAACCAGTTCCAAGTGGAAATCTCCCTCCTGGATTTGATGCAGCTTCTTGTCGCAGTGT ATACGTGGGCAATATACATGTCAACGTCACCGAGAGCCTACTCGCTGAGGTTTTTCAGAGTACAGGCCCTCTTGAagggtgcaaacttataagaaaagataaG TCATCATTTGGCTTTGTTGATTACCACGATAGGAGGTCTGCAGCTCTAGCAATAATGACATTGCATGGGAGGCAGCT TTATGGTCAGGCTATTAAAGTAAACTGGGCATATGCTAGCGGCCAGAGAGAGGATACTTCAGGGCACTTCAACATCTTTGTAGGCGATTTGAGTCCTGAGGTTACTGATGCGACTCTATTTGCCTGTTTCTCAGTCTTCCCCAGCTGCTC GGATGCAAGAGTTATGTGGGACCACAAAACCGGGCGATCTAGAGGATTTGGTTTCGTTTCTTTCCGCAGCCAACAG GAAGCCCAGAGTGCGATAAATGACTTAACTG GTAAATGGCTCGAGAATAGGCAAATTAGATGCAACTGGGCTGCTAAAGGAGCTACTTATAACGAAGAGAAACAGAGTAATGAAAACCAGAATATGGTTGTACTTACAAATGGATCCTCAG ATGGAGGTCAAGAAAATGCAAATGAAGAGGCTCCTGAAAACAACCCAGCATTTACTACTGTGTATGTAGGCAACCTAGCTCATGAG GTTACACAACCTGAACTTCATCGTCAGTTTCATATCCTCGGGGTTGGGGTTATTGAGGAAGTACGCATCCAGAGAGACAAAGGGTTTGGGTTCATTAGGTTCAATACCCATGAAGAAGCAGCCATGGCTATTCAGATGGCCAATGGGAGGATAGTCTGTGGAAAATCCATGAAG TGCTCATGGGGTAACAAGCCAACTCCTCCAGGGACTGCCTCAAATCCTCTGCCTCCTCCTGTCACCCCTTACCAAATAGTTCAAACTCCGGGTATGAATCAGGGTTATTCAGCAGCAGATTTGTTGGCCTACCAACGCCAACTTGCCATGAGCCAGGCTGCTGGGTCTGGTTTATCTGGACAAGCTCTTGTTCAAATGGCTGGCCAGCAGAATCTAGCTGCCCAGGCTTCCATGGGTTTAAACTCTGTTGGGTCCCAGGCAATGTATGATGGATACGCCAACAACTCATCTGCCCAACAGATGATGTACTATCAATAA
- the LOC113300004 gene encoding pollen receptor-like kinase 4: MARSDPPGPRTIAYVIAFLSVFITVSHASDSEALSKLKDSFTNADTLNWNQSTSPCSGNTSNWIGIFCSKGSVWGIQLESMGLMGTIDVDTLKELPSLRTISFMNNSFDGPIPDIHKLGALKSIYLSHNKFSGDIPKDNFKGMGSLKKLYLNDNMFTGNIPLSLLGLTKLLELRLDGNQFEGQIPNFEQKGLKFVNFSNNRLEGPIPESLSKMDKKYFAGNQLLCGGTLGECIKRKITAGAIVGMVIGSIGAIAAIAAVLFVFRRKNDPQFQSASRKKMLTKVPSEEVKGYHGASSPASTHSQGGNKTKQSEQAGLIFIRDDVRVKFDLQDLLRASAEVLGSGSFGSSYKAVLLSGPSMVVKRFRLMNNVAKEEFQEHMRRLGRLSHPNLSSVVSYYYRREEKLLVSEFAENGSLAYQLHGNRSADRPGLTWPLRLKIVKGVAKGLAYLYKELPSLIVPHGHLKSSNVLLNESFEPLLADYALVPLINQEHATQLMVAYKSPEYAQFGRTTKKTDIWSFGVLILEILTGKFPSNYLQQAKGSNGGNSDLASWVKSVVKGDEWTAEVFDKDMKGTQDAEEEVMKLLKIGLGCCEEDVEKRLDWKEVVEKIEELKDRGGSSSGRHVDYDDDNESYASEG, from the exons ATGGCCCGTAGCGATCCACCAGGGCCAAGAACAATCGCGTACGTTATCGCATTTCTATCTGTATTCATCACGGTGTCTCATGCATCAGATTCAGAAGCTCTATCCAAGCTTAAGGATTCCTTCACTAACGCCGACACGTTAAATTGGAATCAGTCGACGAGTCCATGCTCCGGTAATACTTCTAATTGGATTGGTATCTTCTGTTCAAAAGGGTCTGTATGGGGAATACAACTCGAAAGCATGGGACTAATGGGTACGATCGACGTGGATACGCTCAAGGAACTGCCATCTTTACGTACAATAAGCTTCATGAATAACAGTTTCGATGGACCAATACCTGATATTCACAAGCTCGGGGCATTAAAATCCATATACTTGTCACATAACAAATTCTCCGGCGACATTCCAAAGGATAATTTTAAGGGTATGGGATCATTGAAGAAATTGTATCTGAATGATAATATGTTCACCGGTAACATCCCTTTATCTCTTCTTGGGTTAACCAAGCTTTTGGAGTTGAGGCTTGATGGTAATCAGTTTGAAGGCCAAATACCAAACTTTGAACAAAAGGGCTTGAAATTTGTTAACTTCTCAAATAATAGATTAGAGGGTCCAATCCCAGAAAGCCTCAGCAAGATGGATAAGAAATATTTTGCAG GAAACCAGCTTTTATGTGGGGGGACACTGGGCGAATGTATTAAACGAAAAATAACTGCTGGGGCAATCGTAGGCATGGTGATAGGAAGTATTGGTGCAATAGCAGCAATAGCTGCAGTTTTATTTGTTTTCCGCCGCAAGAATGATCCGCAATTTCAATCTGCGTCTAGGAAGAAGATGCTAACCAAGGTACCTTCCGAGGAAGTAAAAGGTTATCATGGTGCATCATCACCTGCAAGTACTCACAGCCAAGGAGGAAATAAGACTAAACAATCTGAACAAGCAGGGTTGATATTCATAAGGGATGACGTGCGGGTGAAATTTGATTTGCAAGATTTGCTTAGAGCTTCAGCCGAGGTTTTGGGAAGTGGTAGCTTTGGTTCATCTTATAAAGCTGTACTTTTAAGTGGTCCTTCCATGGTTGTCAAGAGATTTAGGTTGATGAACAACGTCGCCAAAGAGGAGTTTCAAGAACATATGAGAAGACTAGGTAGACTATCACATCCTAACTTGTCATCCGTCGTGTCTTATTATTACAGAAGAGAAGAGAAGCTTTTGGTGTCTGAATTTGCTGAAAATGGCAGCTTGGCATATCAACTCCATG GGAACCGGAGCGCGGATCGTCCTGGTCTCACTTGGCCGCTTAGATTAAAAATTGTCAAAGGAGTAGCTAAGGGTCTAGCTTACCTCTACAAGGAGTTGCCAAGTTTAATCGTACCTCATGGACACCTAAAATCATCAAATGTTCTACTAAACGAATCGTTCGAACCACTCTTAGCGGACTACGCATTAGTTCCCCTGATAAATCAAGAACACGCAACTCAACTCATGGTGGCTTACAAATCACCGGAATATGCACAGTTTGGCCGAACCACAAAGAAAACAGACATATGGAGTTTCGGAGTGCTTATACTAGAGATATTAACCGGTAAGTTCCCGTCTAATTATCTGCAACAAGCCAAAGGAAGTAACGGTGGTAATTCGGATTTGGCGAGCTGGGTGAAGTCAGTTGTTAAAGGTGACGAATGGACAGCTGAAGTTTTTGATAAAGATATGAAAGGAACACAGGATGCTGAAGAAGAGGTGATGAAGTTGTTGAAAATAGGATTGGGTTGTTGTGAAGAAGATGTCGAGAAGAGATTGGATTGGAAAGAAGTTGTTGagaagattgaagaactgaaagATAGAGGAGGAAGTAGTAGTGGTAGACAtgttgattatgatgatgataatgaatcATATGCAAGTGAAGGATGA
- the LOC113300001 gene encoding U-box domain-containing protein 52-like — translation MWLSKSSDKKDGAGNGSVAVAVNRDKSSQQALKWAADHLVTKGQSIFLIHVNPKPPSSRSAQAEGRTTMSDGTEVTISSRRALDSNDVFLPFRVFCSRKDIQCQDITLEATDIAKAITEFVAHSSIANLVVGASSKGGFFKRFRNTDVANSVSKGAPDFCTVYIISKGKMSSLRSASRPAPALPPFMTKIPDHEPPLSRDTSTRDTKPETRKVLENLDSIKSPFARGGGMNGKVYTDFSLPETDISFVSSSGRPSTDQMFPSFYDHLDTDRNSRYSTSSGTPSYEGYSFDSMQSARKSIGFSMASQESGFSHSSQNNDDVDNEMRRLKLELKQTMDMYSTACKEALTAQQKATELHRWKMEEQQRLEDARRAEEAARVLAEREKAKCKAAMEAAQASQRVAELEARKRVSAEMKALEEAQEKKKMFETFSKSDIRYRKYTIEEIEVATDHFNEARKIGEGGYGPVFKGHLDHTQVAIKILRPDAAQGRSQFQQEVEVLSCIRHPNMVLLLGACPEYGCLVYEYMANGSLDDCLFRKGNRPPLSWQLRFRISADIATGLLFLHQTKPEPIVHRDLKPGNILLDRNYVSKIADVGLARLVPPSVNDCVTQYRITSTAGTFCYIDPEYQQTGMLGIKSDIYSLGIMLLQIITAKPPMGLTHRVEQSIEKETFADMLDPAVTDWPMEEALSYANLAIKCAELRRKDRPDLAKVILPELERLRSLADDCMPNMIPGSANASPNNSYIATNQEVMSDPHLISSGFDSSISNSSLPEKQSRSEA, via the exons atgtgGTTATCAAAGAGCAGTGACAAGAAGGATGGTGCAGGAAATGGGTCTGTGGCAGTAGCTGTAAACAGAGATAAATCAAGCCAACAAGCTCTCAAATGGGCCGCCGATCATCTTGTTACAAAGGGTCAATCAATTTTCTTAATTCATGTCAATCCCAAACCACCATCTTCTCGTTCTGCACAAG CGGAAGGTCGTACCACTATGTCGGACGGCACCGAAGTAACAATATCGTCCAGAAGAGCGCTGGACAGCAACGATGTTTTCCTTCCCTTCCGTGTCTTTTGTTCACGAAAAGAT ATACAATGCCAAGATATAACACTCGAAGCCACAGATATAGCAAAAGCAATAACAGAGTTTGTTGCCCACTCTTCAATTGCAAATTTAGTCGTCGGTGCTTCCTCAAAGGGCGGGTTTTTCAA GAGGTTCAGAAACACAGATGTTGCAAACAGTGTGTCCAAGGGAGCACCAGATTTCTGTACTGTTTATATTATCTCCAAAGGGAAGATGTCATCCCTACGATCTGCCTCACGGCCAGCCCCTGCCCTACCCCCATTCATGACCAAAATACCGGACCATGAACCACCACTCTCAAGAGATACTAGCACAAGAG ACACGAAACCAGAGACTCGTAAAGTGCTTGAAAACCTGGACTCCATCAA GTCACCTTTCGCGAGAGGGGGAGGTATGAATGGAAAAGTGTACACTGATTTCTCATTACCAGAAACTGATATATCGTTTGTGAGCTCTTCTGGTAGACCAAGCACAGACCAAATGTTCCCTTCTTTCTACGACCATCTGGATACTGATCGAAACTCAAGATATTCCACCAGCTCGGGTACACCAAGTTATGAAGGTTATAGTTTTGACTCGATGCAATCAGCACGCAAGTCAATCGGGTTCTCAATGGCTTCGCAGGAGAGTGGGTTTTCACATAGTTCACAAAATAAT GATGATGTGGATAATGAGATGAGGAGACTAAAGCTAGAGCTAAAGCAAACAATGGACATGTACAGCACAGCCTGCAAAGAAGCCCTCACTGCACAACAGAAG GCAACAGAGCTTCACCGCTGGAAAATGGAAGAACAACAGAGGTTGGAGGACGCACGGCGTGCTGAAGAAGCAGCGAGAGTGCTTGCAGAGAGAGAGAAAGCAAAGTGCAAGGCAGCAATGGAGGCTGCTCAAGCATCTCAAAGGGTTGCAGAGTTGGAGGCACGGAAGAGAGTTAGTGCAGAGATGAAAGCACTAGAAGAAGCTCAGGAAAAGAAGAAAATGTTTGAAACTTTTTCAAAATCTGATATCAGGTACAGGAAGTACACAATTGAGGAGATTGAGGTAGCAACAGACCATTTTAATGAAGCTCGAAAGATTGGAGAAGGAGGTTATGGACCTGTATTTAAAGGTCATCTCGATCACACACAGGTTGCCATTAAAATACTTCGACCAGATGCAGCTCAGGGAAGATCACAGTTTCAGCAGGAG GTTGAAGTATTGAGCTGCATTCGGCATCCTAACATGGTTCTCCTCTTGGGAGCCTGCCCAGAGTATGGTTGTCTAGTCTATGAGTATATGGCTAACGGGAGCTTAGATGATTGTCTCTTCAGAAAAGGAAATAGACCACCTCTCTCTTGGCAATTGAGATTTCGAATTTCTGCAGATATTGCTACTGGATTGCTTTTCCTACACCAGACAAAACCGGAGCCAATAGTGCACCGAGACCTAAAACCTGGCAACATCTTACTGGATCGCAACTATGTTAGCAAGATTGCTGATGTTGGCTTGGCTAGACTTGTCCCTCCTTCTGTGAATGATTGTGTTACACAATACCGAATAACATCGACGGCGGGAACTTTTTGTTATATCGATCCTGAATATCAACAAACAGGAATGCTTGGTATAAAATCAGATATTTACTCCCTAGGTATCATGCTTTTACAAATAATCACGGCCAAACCACCAATGGGTCTGACACATCGTGTAGAACAGTCTATAGAGAAGGAAACATTTGCTGATATGCTGGACCCAGCCGTGACTGATTGGCCTATGGAAGAGGCCTTATCTTATGCTAACCTAGCGATAAAGTGTGCAGAGTTGAGGAGAAAAGACCGTCCTGATCTTGCAAAGGTGATTTTACCAGAGCTTGAAAGATTGCGATCGCTTGCTGATGACTGCATGCCTAACATGATCCCCGGAAGTGCAAATGCTTCACCGAACAACAGTTATATTGCTACGAACCAG GAAGTGATGAGCGACCCTCACTTAATATCATCAGGATTTGATAGCTCGATAAGCAACTCATCTTTACCAGAAAAGCAGTCAA GGTCAGAAGCGTAA
- the LOC113300003 gene encoding pentatricopeptide repeat-containing protein At3g42630-like, with protein MLCYVDNGLVSYAKAVWEEIINSSFVPSIEVISDLIDAYGNLGCYDEVFRILRDVTLRNFNSSSQVYSLAISCFGKRGQLEMMETVINEMVLDGFRVNSITGNAIIKYYAEYGCLEEMETAYGRLKRSRILLEREGIRAMASAYIKEKKFYKLGEFLRDVGLGRRNVGNLLWNLLLLSYAGNFKMKSLQRVFLSMLEAGFSPDLTTFNIRAMAFSRMSLFWDLHLSLEHMKHEKIVPDIVTYGCVVDAFLERKLARNLDFALSKMNLDSSPFVSTDPLVFEVFRKGDFHSSSEILLESKWKEK; from the coding sequence ATGCTGTGTTATGTAGATAATGGACTTGTATCATATGCCAAGGCTGTATGGGAAGAGATTATAAATAGTTCATTCGTGCCAAGTATTGAAGTAATCTCTGATTTAATTGATGCATATGGAAATTTGGGTTGTTATGACGAGGTGTTTAGGATACTGCGTGATGTGACTCTGAGGAACTTTAATTCATCTTCCCAGGTTTACTCGTTGGCTATCTCTTGCTTTGGTAAACGAGGGCAGCTAGAAATGATGGAAACCGTGATTAATGAAATGGTTTTGGATGGTTTTAGAGTGAATTCTATCACGGGAAATGCCATCATTAAATATTATGCGGAGTATGGTTGTTTGGAGGAGATGGAAACTGCCTATGGTAGGCTCAAAAGATCTAGGATTCTTTTGGAGAGAGAAGGAATTAGAGCAATGGCTTCTGCGTATATCAAGGAGAAGAAGTTTTATAAGTTGGGGGAGTTTTTACGGGATGTTGGTCTTGGTAGGAGGAACGTAGGAAATCTTCTGTGGAATCTCCTTTTGTTGTCTTATGCTGGTAACTTTAAAATGAAAAGTTTGCAGAGGGTATTCTTGAGTATGTTAGAAGCTGGGTTTTCTCCTGATCTTACTACATTTAATATACGGGCGATGGCATTTTCGAGAATGTCTTTGTTTTGGGATCTCCATTTAAGCCTTGAACATATGAAACATGAAAAAATTGTCCCGGATATTGTGACTTATGGGTGTGTGGTTGATGCATTCTTGGAGAGAAAACTCGCAAGAAACTTGGATTTTGCTTTAAGCAAAATGAATCTTGATTCTTCTCCATTTGTTTCAACTGATCCTTTAGTGTTTGAGGTTTTCAGGAAAGGTGATTTTCATTCAAGTTCAGAGATACTTTTAGAATCCAAATGGAAGGAGAAATAG